ATCTACTGCTAAATGGGCTTGGATGTAATCAATCGCTTGTTGTAGTTTATGTTTGGGCAAACCACCTACATAATCTTGAATGTTCTGCTTGCGTGTTGGGTAACGTCGCAATAGATGAACGGCTAACGCGTTTGCCATTGATTCAGCGTAGAGGCGATCGCTCAATCCATTCACTTCAAGTTCTGATTTGAGTGTTAAACCAATTTGTTGGATTAGGGGATCGCGGATCTTAAGCTGGGGTACAATTTCGACTTGCTTGGCATCAACGGCTTCGTATACAGCAGAGGCAAACAGTTTGGGTTCAAGGCGAAGTAACAGAAACTCCGCCTCGTTGTCCCAAGCTAATTTACGATGGAGATAGGGTGGCGAAATCATAATATCGCCTTCAGTCAGAAATTGGTTGATACGTTGCCCGTCTGCCGTCCGTTCTAATTGAATCGGCTGTCCCAGATGAATACTGAGTAGGTAATTAGGAAGACAACACTCAGATGACTCATTCGCAGGCTGAAGATGCCGTTCAACGCGAACAATATCCGCAACGACTGCTTGACTCCATAAGATAGGTGATCGCGGCACAACCTGCTTGAAAACATTTCTCAGGGTGAAGTCCTGGCTCATCTACTCTCTCCAAAAAGGGGCTAGGGATTAAGGAAACACAGATATTCATATTAGAGAGAAACAGCTCAGACAATGCGAGGTTGAATAGGTGGCTGCAAAAACCATGAACACTTCAATCGTAACTACGAAGCAGTATATTGAAGAGCGAGAAGGCTGTTATCGGCTTGTAGGAAAGCGGGTCTCCCTGGATTCGATTGTTTATGCATTCCTAAGCGGGATGTCACCTGAAAGCATCGTTCAATCATTCTCAGCATTAACGCTAGAAGAGGTCTATGGGGCAATTAGCTTTTACCTTGCTAATCGCAAAGCCATCGATGCTTATCTAGCTGAGGGAGAGAATATTTTTGAAACACTGCGACAGCAAGCAAGGGAAACCAACTCTCTGCTCTATCGAAAGTTATACAGTAGCCAAACCGAGCAGGTATGAAAATTCGCTTTCAAGCGGATGCCGATGGGTGTGGTCAAAACCAGTTGGTAAAGATGAGAAGCAGGGGGAGAGGCTTCCCGAACGCTCCCTCCCATGACTCCTCTGCCTCTGCTACTCCGTTCCTACCAATTACTTATGACTGCACCCGATCCAAAATTTAAGTTAGATGAGCGTTAAACAGCAGTGAGTGGGCATATTTAGCGTGAGTTCGGGATAAGGAAAAGACGAGCAGGTAGGCTGAAAGTGTTGAAGTTCCAAGCTACCTTATACTTGTCCCATGCTTAGCCTAGAAGACTCTTCTGCTCAGTGGATGACTTCTGCCAACAGTTTGAACCCATTTGGCAAAAACAACTGCTCAGTTGTGTGGTTGATGGCTTAATAGATATCGTGTGTGGGTTGATCGCCTATTGTCATTAGTCCAAGAAGCCCTCTATTGCCATTGACTACAATTTGCTCCCTGCTGCTTAACCCAAACTCACGTTATTTATATAGTAGGCTTTATCGGGGATGAGATTTTGAGATGAGTAAAGTTTTCCGTCTCCAACTTTCGGAGTATCATAAAAGCGCACGATATACGATTATCTCAATCCACAATTCTGATTGGTCGCAATAACGAAGGTAAATCAAATGTGGTGAAGGCTCTAAACATATCAATGAATACGCTGAAGCATCATGCTTCTGAAGAGTTAGCAAAATCAAAATCGAAAGGAATCCTGAGTAGAAGTTTTATTAGAACTAGGCGTAGGCGTGAAGAGAATACATATGATTGGAAAAGAAACTTCTCTATCTTGTTGCAAGAGCGAAAACAATACGATGAATCACTCTTTAGACTTGAGTTTGAGTTAAGTACGCAAGAAGTCGAAGATTTCAAAGAACAGTTTAGCAGCCATCTAAATGGCACTCTTTCTTTAGAGATTAAGATAGGAAGAACTCATAAGCCCCAAATTACTGTAGTAAAACAGGGTAAGGGTTCCAAATCTCTTTCGAGTAAGTCTGGAAGAATTGCAGCCTTTATTGGAGAGAGAATCAATTTTACATATATACCCGCTGTAAGAACGGACGAAGAAGCATTCTCAGTAGTTCAGGGAATGATTAGCGAGGAATTATCTAGTCTTGAGAAAAATCCTGAGTATCAGGAAGCGTTAAAAAAAATAGAAGATTTACAAAAACCAGTATTAGAAAAGATATCTAAAAGTATTAGTGAGCCGCTCACAAACTTTTTACCACAAATCAAGAGTGTAAAGGTTGTTATTCCTGAAGGAGCAACTAGGGTAGCTTTAAGAGATGAGTGCGAAATATTAGTGGACGATGGAACGGAAACGTCATTGGCTTTAAAAGGCGATGGAGTTAAGAGCCTTGCAGCATTGGGTCTTCTCAAAGAAAAAGAAAAATTTGTTGGTGCATCCATAATAGCTATGGAAGAACCTGAGTCACATCTTCATCCTGGCGCTATTCACCAACTCAGAAATATCATATATGAACTTGCTGAAGAAAATCAGATTATATTGACAACACATTGGGAGCATGTCACCTTTGCAATGAGCAGAAGTGCTTAGAGCTGGATTGCTAGAAAATTCAGAGACGATTTGCAAGAATCAGAGTGACCTCCTCGGATAACGTCATGACTCCAGAACAAGAACAAGCACTCAAAGAACATCTCCAAGCGATTGCCAAAATTCTCTACGACGAGAGTGACCCCGCTACAATGCAAACGTTAGAAGGGATTGAAATGACACTGCGGCAGCAGCTCCAAACTCATGTCAGCCCAGAGATCGGGAATTTTTTATCCAAACGATTACAGGAACACAAGTGGGCAAATCCAGGAGCCTAAAAAGCACGTTAGGAGCATTAGAAATAACGGCGTTGCTGAATAATGGGATGAATCATTGAGGAACAGGGACATCCCAGAATCTCAAGTAGTGCAGTAGCAAACGAATCGAATGCCTCAGCATTTCTTCTGAGTTGGAGTAGCAAAGGGTCTTGCGATGCAACCGGGCTAAATAGTGGCGTAAGCGGGTATTTTCACCTTCCACTCGCGTCATGTAGGTCTTGCTGACAATCTGGTCGCCATCGGCAATCAAACCTGGGTAGACACTCCAGCCATCTGTAACATAGAAGTAGCATTTCCCGGCTCCGACGATTGCCCGCAATGGCTGAAATGTTTCTCCACTATGGTCGCCCAACACCCACGCTAAAATCCCTGGTCGGAAGTGGTCAACTGCTGTCCACAGCCAGATTTTGTTTTTTTCGAGCCGACAAACGTTTCGAGTTCATCGAGTTCACCAACTTCCGGAATCCTATCGGGTTGGTAAGCATCAGGCAGGTTCGCTCCGACTTGCTTCAACCAGTAAATTACCGTGGTGTGATGCACTCCTTTGACTCGCTCAATGCCGCCAAACCCCATGCCGTTGACGTACATCTTCAAGCAGTCTCGTTTGACCTCATCTGAATAGCCTTGAGCGGAGGCATAATCCTCAATGAATTGACGACGGCAATCGACACAAATGTGATTTTGTTTCCCTCTTCTCTTGCCATTTTTGTGAATCTGCGTAGAGTTGCACTCAGGGCATTGCATCAGGATTGTCCTCAATTCATCCCTCTATTATGCAACGCCGTATTTTATTGGTACTGATATTCAAAAATTTTCCGCAAAAGATTCTAATTGAGGATGTGATGTAGAAAAATTCTATATAATCAGCTTACTTAAGGTAGTTACACGGAAAAATTCCCGATAATACCCGAATCTGAATGTTATATAGAAAAATTCCGTATAATCACCCGATTTGGGGTAGTTATATAGAAAGTTTCCGCATAATAAATAGTTGGGCAGCTTCAGTCCTTGATTGAGCCAGCCGCCACTAGCCTCTTGTAAGTTAAATGAATTGACTGAAGTTCTACAATGCTAATCCAGGGCTAGAAAAGATATTATTGAAAAATCGAGAAGCACAAGAGGCATTTGTTTTTAAGTGATGATTATTTCTCACATAAGCTTGAAGAACTGGAGAAACTTTCGGTCAGTAGATGTCAATTTGAGAAATCGCGTTTTTCTTGTTGGTCCTAATGCCTCTGGTAAATCAAATTTTCTTGATGCTTTAAGATTCTTGCGGGATCTTGCTAAGGATGGAGGTGGATTACAGAAGACTGTAAGAGACCGAGGTGGGTTATCCAAAATCAGATGTCTGTATGCGAGAAGGTATCCAGACGTTGAGATAGAAGTGCATTTATCAGAAAACGAATTACTAGGACCTACTTGGAAATATAGTATTGGGATTAAACAAAGAAAAGGCGGGCAGAATGAACCCATTCTTTCTTATGAGAAAGTTTGGAAAGATGATGAGCAGTTAATAAACCGTCCAGATCCTGAAGATGATAAAGATAGCTTACGTTTAACGCAAACATACTTAGAACAGATTAATGCAAATGCAGAGTTTAGAGAGATTTCAAAATTTCTCGAGTCCATCCTATATCTTCATTTAGTACCTCAACTATTACGGTATCCTGAAGCCTTTAGTGGACCAGGAATTCAAGGTGATCCCTTTGGCAGAAACTTTCTGGAGCGAGTTATTAAGACTCCAGAAAAAACTCGCCGCTCTCGCTTAAAAAAAATTGAGGATGCCTTAAGGATTGCAGTTCCTCAGTTAAAGCAATTGACTGACGTTAAAGATGAAATGGGTATTCCTCATTTAGAAGCAGTCTATGAACACTGGCGACCTGGAGCAGGTAAACAGCGAGAAGATCAGTTTTCAGATGGAACATTACGTTTAATCGGTTTATTATGGTCACTTCTTGAAAGCGATTCTTTGCTGCTGCTTGAAGAACCTGAATTGTCTTTAAACGCTGGAATTACTGCTAAGTTACCTTCTTTAATCTATCGTCTACAGAAGACAAAAAAAAGACAAGTTATGCTGAGTACCCATAGTGCTGACTTGCTATCGGACGAAGGCATTGGAGGTGAAGAAGTTTTACTGATGACACCGACTGCTGAAGGTACGAAAGTTGAAGTAGCTTCCTCAATTCAAGAGATTAGCAGCCTCCTTGATGGCGGGCTTACTATTGCTGATGCAGCTTTACCTCGCGCAACACCTGCACAGGTTGACCAATTGAGCCTACTTAGATGACAGATATTCCAATTAATCTAGCGGTTGAGGATGATTTAAGTGAGGCAGTGTTGAAGGGAATACTCAAGCAGTCTCAACGCCCATTTTCTATTGGAACTTGCCTAAAACGCCGAGGTTATGGTTATCTCAAGAAAATTCTTCCTGGAATAAATCATGCTGCAAAAGGTTCACCATATTTAGTACTAACAGACTTAGACAAGAATGAATGCCCACTAGTTTTGCTTACGGAGTGGTTATCTCACCCAAAACATCCAAATTCAATTTTTCGAGTTGCCGTTATAGAAGTAGAGGCTTGGCTTTTGGCACATCGTGAAGCATTTGCAGAGTTTCTTGGCATTTCAGTAGACTTGATTCCTGATAATGTAGATTCAGTGTCTAATCCCAAGCAATTGCTGATTGATTTGACCAAAAAATCAAGAAAGCGTTATTTGCGTGACGCAATTGTACCTGCTAAAAATAGCACTGCAAAAATCGGCAAGGACTACAATGGTCAACTTATTCAATTTGTTAATCAAAACTGGCAAGCTGAAATTGCAAAAACTCACTCTCGAAGTTTGGAGAGAGCAGTAAATGCAATAGTTCACTTTGAACCTACCTGGCAAGCCTAA
This window of the Chroococcidiopsis sp. CCMEE 29 genome carries:
- a CDS encoding AraC family transcriptional regulator, producing the protein MSQDFTLRNVFKQVVPRSPILWSQAVVADIVRVERHLQPANESSECCLPNYLLSIHLGQPIQLERTADGQRINQFLTEGDIMISPPYLHRKLAWDNEAEFLLLRLEPKLFASAVYEAVDAKQVEIVPQLKIRDPLIQQIGLTLKSELEVNGLSDRLYAESMANALAVHLLRRYPTRKQNIQDYVGGLPKHKLQQAIDYIQAHLAVDVSLAAIAAELGMSQYYFARLFKQSTGYSPYQYLIKCRIERAQELLLQGQLSIANIALQVGFASQSQFGRHFKRLTGVTPKQFCNQ
- a CDS encoding DUF433 domain-containing protein, with amino-acid sequence MNTSIVTTKQYIEEREGCYRLVGKRVSLDSIVYAFLSGMSPESIVQSFSALTLEEVYGAISFYLANRKAIDAYLAEGENIFETLRQQARETNSLLYRKLYSSQTEQV
- a CDS encoding IS1 family transposase (programmed frameshift); translation: MQCPECNSTQIHKNGKRRGKQNHICVDCRRQFIEDYASAQGYSDEVKRDCLKMYVNGMGFGGIERVKGVHHTTVIYWLKQVGANLPDAYQPDRIPEVGELDELETFVGFEKNKIWLWTAVDHFRPGILAWVLGDHSGETFQPLRAIVGAGKCYFYVTDGWSVYPGLIADGDQIVSKTYMTRVEGENTRLRHYLARLHRKTLCYSNSEEMLRHSIRLLLHYLRFWDVPVPQ
- a CDS encoding ATP-binding protein is translated as MIISHISLKNWRNFRSVDVNLRNRVFLVGPNASGKSNFLDALRFLRDLAKDGGGLQKTVRDRGGLSKIRCLYARRYPDVEIEVHLSENELLGPTWKYSIGIKQRKGGQNEPILSYEKVWKDDEQLINRPDPEDDKDSLRLTQTYLEQINANAEFREISKFLESILYLHLVPQLLRYPEAFSGPGIQGDPFGRNFLERVIKTPEKTRRSRLKKIEDALRIAVPQLKQLTDVKDEMGIPHLEAVYEHWRPGAGKQREDQFSDGTLRLIGLLWSLLESDSLLLLEEPELSLNAGITAKLPSLIYRLQKTKKRQVMLSTHSADLLSDEGIGGEEVLLMTPTAEGTKVEVASSIQEISSLLDGGLTIADAALPRATPAQVDQLSLLR